A single window of Salmo salar chromosome ssa21, Ssal_v3.1, whole genome shotgun sequence DNA harbors:
- the LOC106582516 gene encoding indian hedgehog B protein, with translation MRLSVLVGLFIGCALLLAPVTEGCGPGRGYGKRRPPKKLTPLAYKQFSPNVAEKTLGASGKHEGKITRNSERFKELTPNYNPDIIFKDEENTAADRLMTQRCKDKLNSLAISVMNMWPGVKLRVTEGWDEDGHHSEDSLHYEGRAVDITTSDRDRNKYSMLARLAVEAGFDWVYYESKAHVHCSVKSEHSVAAKTGGCFPGRSLVTLDDGSSRAVQDLQPGDRVLASSGADGSRSGGDLVYSEFFTFLDHEPAARKQFYVLGTETGANLTLTAAHLVFVTEGNCSLGELAKGAVMRTMYASDVRPGQCVLTAGRNQGLQGNLSQVIWVHIQMDTGAFAPLTRHGSLVVDGVLASCYAAMDQHHLAHWAFGPLRLLYSWTRWTGTGASLGDGLHWYSQVLYWIGTFLLDPGHFHPWGMVTHDSER, from the exons ATGCGTCTCTCCGTGCTTGTAGGGCTCTTCATCGGTTGCGCCCTGCTTCTCGCACCTGTAACCGAGGGCTGTGGGCCGGGGAGGGGATATGGCAAGAGACGTCCGCCAAAGAAGCTCACACCCCTCGCTTATAAGCAGTTCAGCCCAAACGTTGCCGAGAAAACactgggcgccagtggcaaaCACGAGGGGAAAATAACGAGAAATTCAGAACGGTTCAAAGAGCTCACTCCCAACTATAACCCTGATATCATATTTAAAGATGAGGAGAATACGGCTGCCGATCGACTTATGACCCAG CGTTGTAAAGACAAGCTGAACTCCCTGGCCATCTCTGTGATGAACATGTGGCCTGGGGTGAAGCTGAGAGTGACAGAAGGCTGGGACGAGGACGGGCATCACTCAGAGGACTCGCTCCATTATGAGGGAAGAGCGGTGGACATCACCACCTCAGACCGGGACAGGAACAAGTACTCCATGCTGGCTCGCCTGGCCGTGGAGGCTGGCTTCGACTGGGTTTACTATGAATCCAAGGCACACGTGCACTGCAGTGTCAAGTCAG AGCACTCAGTAGCAGCTAAGACCGGGGGCTGTTTCCCTGGTCGTTCTCTGGTCACTCTGGATGATGGGAGCAGCAGAGCGGTTCAGGACCTCCAGCCAGGTGACCGGGTCCTGGCCTCCTCAGGGGCTGACGGCAGCAGGAGCGGAGGAGACCTCGTATACAGTGAGTTCTTCACCTTCCTGGACCACGAGCCTGCAGCCAGGAAACAGTTCTACGTGTTGGGAACAGAGACGGGAGCAAACCTGACCCTCACCGCGGCTCATCTTGTGTTCGTGACCGAGGGTAACTGTTCACTGGGCGAATTGGCCAAGGGTGCTGTCATGCGGACTATGTACGCTAGCGACGTACGGCCAGGACAGTGTGTGCTGACTGCAGGGAGAAACCAGGGACTTCAGGGAAACCTCTCCCAAGTCATTTGGGTCCACATCCAGATGGACACCGGGGCCTTCGCCCCCCTGACACGCCACGGGTCACTGGTGGTGGACGGCGTTCTAGCCTCGTGCTACGCTGCTATGGACCAGCACCACCTAGCTCACTGGGCCTTTGGTCCCCTCCGCCTGCTCTACAGCTGGACCAGATGGACCGGGACTGGTGCCTCTCTAGGAGACGGACTACACTGGTACTCACAAGTCCTGTATTGGATAGGAACATTCCTATTGGACCCTGGACATTTCCACCCCTGGGGGATGGTCACGCATGActcagagagataa